Proteins encoded together in one uncultured Desulfosarcina sp. window:
- a CDS encoding transglycosylase SLT domain-containing protein — protein MTKNVFSWQLLGLCMIGIYFMGIAAANAAEPASGDLIRALRIDSPLSLCNEPVPLSDPRNKERFEKEMLVSLGNQYQVILWLKRTTRFFPYIEQVLAENGLPGDIKYLAIAESALRNHAGSPKGAMGVWQLMPQTARKYGLTVDNQVDERRSFYLSTPAAVAYLKELHGRFGSWSLALAAYNMGEEGLEAEILEQGITEYYRLYLPLETQRFVFRILAIKCIVESPQHYGIFLDPDEFYPPLAFATVQFDALDEFPLRLVAEAAGTVFKTIKDLNPHIRGYYLTAGSHRLNIPLDGETGFEKRLLALAASDAQVRDRRLYLVREGDSLSGIAKKFDVPLAALLIWNRIPLNAVIHPGQRLVVLPFHPGKDWQTETAVGD, from the coding sequence ATGACCAAAAATGTTTTCAGCTGGCAGTTGCTGGGCCTTTGCATGATCGGCATTTATTTCATGGGGATTGCGGCGGCAAATGCGGCAGAACCAGCCTCGGGCGACCTGATCCGTGCGCTGCGAATCGATTCGCCCCTGTCGCTTTGCAATGAGCCGGTCCCCTTGAGCGATCCTCGAAACAAGGAGCGGTTCGAAAAGGAGATGCTGGTATCCTTGGGCAATCAGTACCAGGTCATTCTCTGGTTGAAACGTACGACCCGCTTTTTTCCTTATATCGAACAGGTGCTGGCCGAAAACGGGCTTCCGGGGGATATCAAGTATCTGGCCATTGCCGAAAGTGCCCTGCGGAATCATGCCGGATCACCCAAAGGCGCCATGGGGGTCTGGCAACTGATGCCGCAAACCGCCAGAAAATATGGGCTGACGGTCGACAACCAGGTTGACGAGCGGCGCAGTTTTTACCTGAGCACACCGGCAGCAGTGGCCTATCTGAAGGAACTGCACGGCCGTTTCGGCTCCTGGAGCCTTGCCCTGGCGGCTTACAACATGGGCGAGGAGGGATTGGAGGCGGAGATCCTCGAGCAGGGCATCACCGAGTACTATCGGCTCTATCTGCCGTTGGAGACCCAGCGCTTTGTCTTTCGCATTCTGGCGATCAAGTGTATCGTGGAAAGTCCGCAACACTACGGAATTTTTCTCGATCCGGATGAATTCTACCCGCCGCTGGCCTTTGCGACCGTGCAGTTCGATGCCCTTGACGAATTCCCCCTGCGGCTGGTCGCCGAGGCTGCGGGAACCGTTTTCAAGACCATCAAAGACCTGAATCCACACATCCGGGGATATTATCTGACAGCCGGATCGCACCGGTTGAACATTCCCTTGGACGGTGAAACGGGATTTGAAAAGCGGCTGCTGGCCCTGGCGGCATCGGATGCCCAAGTCCGCGACCGCCGCCTTTATCTGGTACGGGAAGGCGACAGCCTTTCGGGGATTGCCAAAAAATTCGACGTTCCTTTGGCGGCCCTGCTGATCTGGAACCGCATCCCCCTCAATGCGGTCATCCACCCCGGCCAGCGCCTGGTCGTGCTGCCGTTCCATCCCGGAAAGGATTGGCAGACGGAAACGGCCGTCGGCGATTGA